The genomic DNA TACACAGGGTGTTCCGCAAGACATTGCTTCCACTAAAACTCTTCCGAATTGTTCTTTCCACCACGATACGGTTCTGGAAGGTAAGACTAGGACATCTATGGCCTTGTAGAAGGAAAACATCTTATCTAGACTAAGGCTTCCGAGGTATGTTACCTTTACTCCTTTTTCCTCGGCGAGCTTGAGTAGGTATTCGTGGTAGTTTTTATCTTCAGGGTATCCTACCACAAAAAGCTCGGTATCATTGATATCCCTTTTTTTCAGTTCGTCCATTGCAAGTATAATTGTATCAATTCCCTTTGGTTTGGATATTCTACCAGCAAAACCTATTTTGATTTTGGCTTTGCTCATAATGTTCATAGGTTCAGCATCAGTTTTTAGTTCAGGTATGAAGTAGTAAGTTTTATATATTTCTTTATTAAAGCCTTTCTTTCTATACATATCTGTGGAATCTGTTGATACTACTACTAATGTATTAGCCAGTTTGAGGCTGAACTTTTCAAAGAAATTGAATGGTATTGGATGGTTTTTGAAAATATTCTCATCGCTTTCTATGAGAATTTTGGTTTTTGGGCTTAATATCTTTGTAATGAGAGATATTGTGAAGCTTGATGTTGAATATGGTTCTTGTTTAAGGTATAATGCATCTGGTTTATGTTTGAAAATTAGCCAGGCGATTTTGAAAAGGTTTAGGTAGAAGAATGCCCTAATATGGTTTGTGAATATAGTTTTTAATGGATAGATTTTGTAGTATTTGTCAAGATCTATTGGTTCAAAGTTTTGCCATTTTGAGCTTTCATACCATCGTTTTGCTGTTATTACTGTCATTTCAAGTCCATGTTTTGACATTTCGTAGAAAAGTTGTCTATAGCTTTTTTCTACAGCTCCGTGCCATACGAATAAGACTTTTATTTTTCCGTCCATAACTTCCTATTGCTCTGTGTGGAATTCTAATGTAAAATAACTCATGCTAACAAGATTTTGCTGGGGGTTGGTGGAGAGTTTAATTATTCTCTGTGGTGGAATTATGATTTCTAGTGGTTGTACTAAAGTAGCTATTGTCC from Brevinematia bacterium includes the following:
- a CDS encoding glycosyltransferase — its product is MDGKIKVLFVWHGAVEKSYRQLFYEMSKHGLEMTVITAKRWYESSKWQNFEPIDLDKYYKIYPLKTIFTNHIRAFFYLNLFKIAWLIFKHKPDALYLKQEPYSTSSFTISLITKILSPKTKILIESDENIFKNHPIPFNFFEKFSLKLANTLVVVSTDSTDMYRKKGFNKEIYKTYYFIPELKTDAEPMNIMSKAKIKIGFAGRISKPKGIDTIILAMDELKKRDINDTELFVVGYPEDKNYHEYLLKLAEEKGVKVTYLGSLSLDKMFSFYKAIDVLVLPSRTVSWWKEQFGRVLVEAMSCGTPCVGSSSGEIPRVINNPDLIFQEDNYIELANILEKFYTGEYSKEKMSESLIQYSKNFTLEEVSRHKAEIIKKVVTQ